In Anaerolineales bacterium, a genomic segment contains:
- a CDS encoding copper oxidase: MLNRRRFLKALGAVGALFGAGAVGGKTVVTASEAHPKTLYKPWQDGGFEQMDAEHEAGVKYFLDNAGKDPDFWGVPMPFTMDGDTKVFEIECVEGPWEVSPGTIMDAMMYNGRIPGPTIRVKEGEKVRINVTNKMSQSHGVHFHGVHTPNSMDGVPFVTQPPIKPGQKFTYEFVAKNAGTHMYHSHHNAAEQVARGLMGAFIIDPPNTANEPRVDGDYLMLLNDAGIGFAINGKGFPATQPIIAKKGDRIRIRYMNEGLQIHPMHLHGMYQLVIAKDGANVPAPYLVDTLNVAPGERYDVLVDCQEPGAWAFHCHILSHAESTHGMFGMVTALVIQ, from the coding sequence ATGCTAAATCGCAGACGTTTTCTGAAGGCGTTGGGTGCTGTGGGCGCGTTGTTTGGGGCGGGTGCTGTGGGCGGTAAAACCGTTGTCACAGCCAGCGAAGCCCACCCGAAAACGCTTTACAAGCCATGGCAAGATGGCGGCTTTGAGCAGATGGACGCCGAACACGAAGCAGGCGTAAAATATTTCCTCGATAACGCCGGCAAAGACCCCGATTTTTGGGGGGTACCAATGCCCTTCACGATGGACGGCGATACAAAGGTCTTTGAGATTGAGTGCGTTGAGGGTCCGTGGGAGGTTTCGCCGGGGACGATCATGGACGCCATGATGTACAACGGGCGTATTCCCGGACCGACCATCCGCGTTAAGGAAGGCGAGAAGGTGCGCATCAACGTCACAAACAAGATGAGCCAATCGCACGGCGTCCACTTTCACGGGGTGCATACCCCCAACAGCATGGATGGCGTCCCCTTCGTCACCCAACCGCCCATCAAGCCGGGGCAAAAGTTCACCTACGAATTTGTGGCGAAGAATGCCGGAACGCATATGTACCACAGCCACCACAACGCAGCGGAACAAGTGGCGCGAGGCTTGATGGGCGCGTTCATCATCGATCCCCCCAACACCGCCAACGAACCCCGTGTTGATGGCGATTACCTCATGCTGCTGAACGATGCCGGAATTGGCTTTGCTATCAATGGAAAGGGTTTCCCAGCCACGCAGCCGATTATTGCCAAAAAGGGAGATCGCATTCGCATCCGCTACATGAACGAGGGGCTGCAAATTCACCCAATGCATTTACATGGGATGTACCAACTTGTCATTGCTAAAGATGGCGCCAACGTCCCCGCCCCCTATCTTGTCGATACGCTGAACGTTGCCCCCGGCGAACGGTACGATGTTTTGGTCGATTGCCAAGAACCCGGCGCATGGGCATTCCACTGCCATATTCTCAGTCACGCCGAATCGACACACGGCATGTTTGGGATGGTCACTGCGTTGGTCATTCAATGA
- a CDS encoding zinc ribbon domain-containing protein, translated as MSFPGTNSSGFVPGGWGSQPTDDASPASGGSPAFQMLWDCKYCGTNKLLGVDQRFCPNCGAAQEPAMRYFPSDEDKKIVSDPKYVYAGADRMCPACQTPNSAAANFCKQCGSDLSGAKEAERKSESADNVGKADDLVKLNFNAEMLRVGVTKPAASGQKYLPIILIVVGLLVAGLAGVFFLSRSTYDAKLQVSDMRWTRTISLVKVTVQSGSGWRDQVPGGAYSMSCSNRQRQFTRSESYRCGVTRVDRGDGSFVEQPKYCTRNVTDTRTDSYCSYLVDVLVPSRDVTTTGGVNDPPVWGTFTLATRERENARTEEYKVIFKGLEAKKDQLIDFLAKDYAQFKTFALNSVYTLKFNRLEQPQWDTLKLTPQ; from the coding sequence ATGTCATTCCCCGGCACAAACAGCAGTGGGTTTGTCCCCGGCGGGTGGGGCAGCCAACCAACCGATGATGCCTCTCCCGCCAGCGGAGGATCGCCCGCTTTCCAAATGCTTTGGGATTGTAAATACTGCGGGACAAATAAACTGCTCGGTGTGGATCAGCGCTTTTGCCCAAACTGTGGCGCGGCGCAAGAACCTGCCATGCGTTACTTTCCTTCGGATGAAGATAAAAAAATCGTCTCTGACCCAAAGTATGTCTATGCTGGCGCAGACAGAATGTGTCCCGCCTGCCAGACCCCCAACAGCGCCGCCGCCAATTTCTGCAAGCAGTGTGGCAGTGATTTATCGGGGGCAAAAGAGGCTGAACGCAAATCGGAATCGGCGGACAATGTGGGGAAAGCTGACGACCTCGTAAAGTTGAACTTCAACGCGGAGATGCTGCGTGTTGGGGTGACGAAACCCGCCGCGAGTGGACAGAAGTATCTCCCCATCATTTTGATTGTCGTGGGATTACTAGTGGCAGGTCTGGCGGGGGTATTTTTCCTCAGCCGCAGCACCTACGACGCGAAACTTCAGGTGTCCGATATGCGTTGGACACGGACGATTTCGCTGGTGAAGGTGACGGTGCAATCGGGCAGTGGGTGGCGCGATCAAGTGCCCGGGGGGGCGTATTCGATGAGCTGCTCGAATCGCCAACGACAGTTCACGCGCTCGGAATCCTATCGATGCGGGGTTACACGGGTGGATCGCGGCGATGGATCGTTTGTTGAACAACCGAAATACTGCACACGAAATGTCACCGATACGCGAACGGACAGCTACTGCTCGTATTTGGTCGATGTCCTTGTCCCCTCGCGAGATGTGACGACCACCGGTGGGGTGAACGACCCACCGGTGTGGGGGACGTTCACCCTTGCCACACGCGAACGGGAAAATGCTCGGACAGAAGAATACAAAGTGATCTTCAAAGGATTGGAGGCAAAGAAGGATCAACTCATTGATTTCCTTGCCAAAGATTACGCGCAATTCAAGACATTTGCGCTGAACAGCGTGTACACCTTGAAATTCAACCGGTTGGAGCAACCGCAGTGGGATACCTTAAAGCTGACCCCTCAGTAG
- a CDS encoding endonuclease/exonuclease/phosphatase family protein, translating to MGTLKFTVMTWNVENLFLPGGDSGPADRDIYDRKMGNIVQTISGISPDVVGLQEVGDLAALNDLRDRLGGRYRFVRASRFPDPRGIRVAFLSRLPLLQAVDYDDYPPNALINIPDEHGRIMRDMGRGGLKCMVALAPGLMVNMVNCHLKSKLVTYKTLSGAARHYPLDEDERARGMALALIKRTTEAVALRIHLNKLLTGNNFPLILMGDMNDSGDAVTTQILMGPPDRSLAHRDKFDDVRLYNLDDYIPGERRFSRVYQKMGEMIDHIMVSHELIFYLRKADSYIEPISSIDSNVASRGEAVFPDHAPVYARFEIPEDEADRHFSVTG from the coding sequence GTGGGAACGCTAAAATTCACGGTGATGACGTGGAATGTGGAAAACCTGTTCCTTCCCGGCGGCGACTCAGGACCCGCCGATAGGGACATTTATGATCGCAAGATGGGGAACATCGTCCAAACAATCAGCGGCATTAGCCCTGATGTGGTCGGTTTGCAAGAGGTGGGCGATTTAGCTGCTCTAAACGATCTACGGGATCGTCTTGGCGGGCGCTATCGCTTTGTGCGGGCGTCTCGTTTTCCCGACCCACGTGGGATTCGGGTTGCCTTTCTTTCCCGCTTGCCGCTGCTCCAAGCCGTTGATTACGATGACTACCCCCCCAATGCCTTAATCAACATCCCTGATGAACATGGGCGGATCATGCGCGATATGGGGCGTGGGGGGCTGAAATGCATGGTCGCTCTCGCCCCTGGACTGATGGTGAATATGGTAAATTGTCACCTGAAATCGAAACTGGTGACCTACAAAACGCTCAGCGGGGCTGCCCGTCATTACCCTTTGGATGAAGATGAACGGGCGCGAGGGATGGCCTTGGCATTGATCAAGCGGACAACAGAGGCAGTGGCGCTGCGTATTCACCTTAACAAACTGCTGACAGGCAACAATTTCCCGCTGATCCTGATGGGCGATATGAATGACAGCGGGGATGCTGTGACAACCCAAATTCTGATGGGTCCGCCAGATCGCAGCCTAGCCCACCGCGACAAGTTCGATGATGTGCGCCTTTACAACCTTGATGACTACATCCCCGGTGAACGCCGCTTTTCACGGGTGTATCAAAAAATGGGGGAGATGATTGATCACATCATGGTCAGTCATGAGTTGATTTTTTACCTGCGCAAAGCGGATAGCTACATTGAGCCTATCTCAAGTATCGATAGCAATGTGGCAAGCCGGGGGGAAGCGGTCTTTCCCGACCACGCGCCGGTTTATGCTCGCTTTGAAATTCCTGAAGATGAGGCAGATCGGCATTTTTCGGTGACAGGCTAA
- a CDS encoding metal-dependent hydrolase translates to MPTTITWFGHSGFHLNLNGRHILIDPFLSGNPLATISPDTVPAEAILLTHGHGDHLGDTISIAKRTDALVIATFEIATWAHNKGVKNTHAQNNGGGYQHDFGHVKFVRADHSSSFPDGSYAGLACGIVLTYNGTRLYFAGDTALFSDMKLIGDMEIDVAFIPIGDNYTMGVEDSILATKLIRPKAVFPIHYNTFPAIEQDAGLWATQITNETDARAIVIDPNSSFMLE, encoded by the coding sequence ATGCCTACGACAATCACATGGTTTGGTCATTCTGGGTTCCATCTCAACCTGAATGGGCGACATATCCTCATCGATCCCTTTTTATCGGGTAATCCACTCGCCACGATCTCGCCAGACACAGTTCCCGCCGAGGCAATTCTGCTCACACATGGTCATGGGGATCATCTTGGCGATACAATCAGCATTGCCAAACGCACCGATGCCCTCGTGATTGCCACCTTCGAGATTGCCACATGGGCGCACAACAAGGGTGTGAAAAACACCCATGCACAGAATAACGGCGGCGGCTACCAGCATGATTTTGGTCATGTGAAGTTCGTCCGTGCCGACCACAGTTCATCCTTTCCTGATGGCAGCTATGCGGGCTTGGCGTGCGGAATCGTGCTGACCTACAACGGCACGCGGTTGTATTTTGCCGGAGATACAGCGCTTTTTAGTGATATGAAATTGATCGGGGATATGGAAATAGATGTCGCTTTTATCCCGATTGGCGATAATTACACTATGGGCGTTGAGGACTCTATCCTTGCCACCAAACTCATCCGCCCCAAAGCCGTCTTTCCCATTCACTACAATACATTCCCGGCGATTGAACAAGATGCCGGGTTGTGGGCAACGCAGATCACTAACGAGACGGACGCCCGTGCTATCGTGATTGATCCAAATTCATCATTCATGTTGGAGTAG
- a CDS encoding class I SAM-dependent methyltransferase: protein MTTRTSDTRLGAVAAPATGKGAFLRRTATKLLRRISEKLPDLSFTVRFWDGTTEQFGKGCPAFSFYIKTLEAAQRVLRDGGLGFGEEHMDGTIDIEGDLGELLKLQYTNAFDATALTLTEKFRAALTAFIQRNSLTRVRKNVAHHYDLSYDFYKLWLDQSMTYTCAYFRHSTDTLEQAQANKHEHICRKLRLEPGMSLVDIGCGWGAMMFYAAEHYAVRCVGYTISQEQHKYLTEQIERRGMRGKVEVRLQDYREAKGQFDRWVSIGMFEQVGSQYVNTFMDRIVRILKPGGIGLLHTIAFRTRNLKVPWMTRYIFPGGFLPSLGEIVEPMSQRNLNIYDVEDLRLHYGETLDHWDNRFCQHLDDIRAMYGERFIRMWRLYLKGAASFFRYGGARLNQLAFVHGTHNQHYRTRAYLYGDEPEQFNLPNISKYTG, encoded by the coding sequence GTGACCACCCGGACTTCTGATACCCGCTTGGGGGCAGTCGCTGCCCCCGCTACGGGCAAGGGCGCGTTCCTGCGCCGTACCGCGACGAAACTATTGAGACGCATTTCTGAAAAACTTCCCGACCTCTCCTTTACCGTCCGCTTTTGGGATGGCACAACAGAGCAATTTGGGAAAGGCTGCCCCGCCTTTAGTTTCTATATCAAAACACTGGAAGCTGCTCAACGTGTATTGCGCGATGGCGGCTTGGGGTTTGGCGAAGAACACATGGATGGTACTATTGATATTGAAGGCGATCTTGGTGAACTTCTAAAACTGCAATACACCAATGCCTTTGATGCCACAGCGCTCACCCTCACTGAGAAATTTCGGGCTGCCCTCACTGCCTTTATCCAACGTAACAGCCTCACCCGTGTGCGGAAAAACGTCGCCCATCATTACGACCTGAGCTACGATTTCTATAAATTGTGGCTCGATCAGTCGATGACCTACACCTGTGCCTACTTTCGCCACAGCACAGACACACTAGAACAGGCGCAAGCCAACAAGCACGAACACATCTGCCGCAAACTTCGCCTAGAACCGGGGATGAGCCTTGTTGATATTGGCTGTGGGTGGGGGGCGATGATGTTCTATGCGGCGGAACATTATGCTGTGCGCTGTGTTGGTTACACAATCTCGCAGGAACAACACAAATACCTCACCGAGCAAATCGAAAGGCGCGGGATGCGCGGAAAAGTTGAGGTTCGCCTTCAGGATTACCGCGAGGCAAAGGGGCAGTTTGACCGATGGGTTTCTATCGGGATGTTTGAGCAGGTAGGCAGCCAGTATGTGAACACCTTCATGGATCGCATCGTGCGCATCCTAAAACCGGGTGGGATCGGCTTGCTCCATACCATTGCCTTCCGCACGCGCAATCTGAAAGTTCCGTGGATGACGCGCTACATCTTTCCCGGTGGTTTTTTGCCCTCTCTGGGGGAGATAGTAGAACCGATGAGCCAGCGGAATTTGAACATCTATGATGTCGAGGATTTACGCCTTCACTATGGGGAGACCCTTGATCACTGGGACAACCGCTTTTGCCAGCACCTCGATGACATTCGGGCGATGTATGGCGAGCGGTTCATCCGTATGTGGCGGCTCTATTTGAAGGGGGCAGCGTCCTTCTTTCGCTATGGTGGGGCGCGGCTGAATCAGCTTGCCTTTGTGCATGGGACGCATAACCAACATTACCGCACCCGTGCCTACCTTTATGGCGACGAACCCGAACAGTTCAATCTCCCCAACATTAGCAAATACACGGGCTAA
- a CDS encoding response regulator translates to MRRLAMIVEDDKDIRLLFADALSDSGDLEVLVAFSADDAIRQLETATPDIVLCDMNMPQKPGTAVLEYINQTPRLKNTKRIMITANAMAESVAEDLGADLFLVKPVAIRELLTLIHRLID, encoded by the coding sequence ATGCGACGCTTGGCGATGATTGTTGAAGATGATAAAGATATTCGCCTTCTTTTTGCCGATGCGCTCTCCGATAGTGGCGATCTGGAGGTGCTGGTTGCCTTCAGCGCCGATGACGCCATTCGTCAGTTGGAGACAGCAACCCCCGATATTGTCCTCTGCGACATGAACATGCCCCAAAAGCCCGGCACGGCGGTTTTGGAATATATCAACCAGACACCGCGTCTGAAGAACACCAAGCGAATCATGATTACCGCAAACGCCATGGCGGAATCGGTGGCGGAAGACTTGGGGGCAGACCTCTTTCTGGTCAAACCTGTCGCCATCCGCGAACTGCTGACACTCATTCATCGGTTGATTGATTGA
- a CDS encoding aminotransferase class V-fold PLP-dependent enzyme → MRDLFHIDQTITFLNHGSFGACPRPVFEEYQRWQRELERQPVDFIGRRLNGLLDEARATLAGFINADVTRLTFVPNATAGVNLVVQSLDLHAGDEILTTDQEYGACDLTWEHFCKKHGALYIKQPLPVPPADVETWVDALFAGVTPRTKMIFLSHIAAPTATIFPVAEVCARARAMGIMTLIDGAHAPGHIPIDLTAIDPDFYAGNCHKWLCAPKGSAFLYAHSNHHAWLEPLVISWGYTPEATFPAKTQFTGTIDPAAYLTVPKAIEFHQGEAFTEGRDQCHRMVREIQERLSAFYNVPPLATGVWSAGLQMVSAPLPETIKAEDVRVIWARFWEEHKVEVPFWAWRGRVYIRVSYQVYNRPEQLTTLFQTLRAVAPPSGG, encoded by the coding sequence ATGCGTGACCTGTTTCATATTGACCAAACCATCACCTTTTTAAATCATGGCTCATTCGGCGCATGTCCGCGCCCCGTCTTTGAGGAATATCAACGCTGGCAGAGGGAGCTAGAGCGGCAGCCCGTCGATTTTATCGGGCGGCGCTTGAACGGTTTGTTGGATGAGGCACGCGCCACCCTAGCGGGCTTTATCAACGCCGATGTAACGCGCCTCACGTTTGTTCCCAATGCCACTGCTGGCGTTAATCTCGTCGTGCAATCGCTCGATTTGCACGCGGGCGATGAAATCCTGACCACCGATCAGGAATACGGCGCGTGCGACCTGACATGGGAGCATTTTTGTAAGAAACATGGGGCGCTCTATATCAAGCAGCCCCTCCCCGTCCCACCCGCCGATGTTGAAACGTGGGTGGATGCGCTCTTTGCTGGCGTTACACCCCGTACAAAGATGATTTTTCTCAGCCATATTGCTGCGCCTACGGCAACCATTTTCCCTGTGGCAGAAGTCTGCGCCCGCGCCCGTGCGATGGGCATTATGACCCTCATTGATGGAGCGCACGCGCCGGGGCATATCCCCATTGATTTGACGGCAATTGATCCTGATTTTTACGCCGGAAACTGCCATAAATGGCTGTGCGCTCCCAAAGGATCGGCGTTCCTTTACGCGCACTCGAACCATCATGCCTGGCTTGAGCCACTCGTGATCAGTTGGGGCTATACCCCAGAGGCAACCTTCCCGGCAAAAACGCAGTTCACGGGGACAATCGATCCGGCAGCTTACCTCACTGTTCCGAAAGCGATTGAATTTCATCAGGGGGAGGCGTTCACCGAAGGGCGCGATCAATGCCACCGCATGGTGCGCGAAATTCAGGAACGCCTCAGCGCCTTCTATAATGTTCCCCCTCTCGCAACGGGGGTCTGGAGCGCTGGCTTACAGATGGTCTCTGCGCCGCTACCAGAGACCATCAAAGCGGAGGATGTGCGGGTAATTTGGGCGCGTTTTTGGGAAGAACACAAGGTAGAAGTTCCCTTCTGGGCGTGGCGGGGGCGGGTGTATATCCGCGTTTCCTATCAGGTCTATAACCGCCCAGAACAGCTTACAACCTTGTTTCAGACGCTGCGTGCCGTTGCCCCACCATCGGGAGGATAA
- a CDS encoding ABC transporter ATP-binding protein, whose protein sequence is MHFPHFPYSSRRHAPPIDGAPALTVRDLAVSHLDSPALALKGITLTVQPGERIALVGPNGAGKSTLLKAIAGLLPIRGGELLIYGLPVGACHHRVAYLPQRGEIDWRFPTTLQQLIMTGRYGHLGWVRRPSPEDWKIVERAIHTLGLEGLAQRQIGQLSGGQQQRAMLARALAQESDLLLLDEPLNAIDKDNREIVYRVIDLLHQAGKTLIVATHDLTRLETDFDRAIYIADGQEVNPEVALEKLIGQDYALRTPALSH, encoded by the coding sequence GTGCATTTTCCGCATTTCCCCTACAGCAGCCGCCGCCATGCACCGCCCATTGATGGGGCGCCGGCATTAACGGTGCGCGACCTCGCTGTTTCTCATCTTGATTCGCCCGCGCTGGCGCTGAAAGGGATCACGCTCACCGTGCAGCCCGGCGAGCGCATCGCCCTTGTGGGTCCAAACGGGGCGGGGAAATCGACCCTTCTGAAAGCGATTGCCGGACTGCTGCCGATACGGGGGGGAGAACTTCTCATCTACGGGCTGCCCGTTGGGGCGTGCCATCATCGTGTTGCTTACCTCCCGCAGCGCGGCGAGATTGATTGGCGCTTTCCGACGACGCTTCAACAGTTGATTATGACGGGGCGTTACGGACACCTCGGTTGGGTGCGCCGCCCTAGCCCAGAAGATTGGAAGATTGTGGAAAGGGCGATCCACACCCTCGGCTTAGAGGGGCTGGCGCAGCGGCAGATTGGGCAGCTTTCTGGGGGGCAGCAGCAGCGGGCAATGTTGGCGCGGGCGCTGGCACAGGAATCCGATTTGCTGCTCTTGGATGAGCCGCTGAACGCCATTGACAAGGATAACCGTGAGATCGTCTACCGCGTGATTGATCTCCTCCATCAAGCGGGAAAAACCTTGATTGTCGCCACCCACGATCTCACCCGCCTTGAGACGGATTTTGATCGCGCTATCTACATTGCCGATGGGCAAGAAGTCAACCCAGAAGTTGCTCTAGAGAAACTTATCGGGCAGGATTACGCGCTGCGCACACCGGCGTTATCTCATTAA
- a CDS encoding metal ABC transporter permease: MLETLLEPFVQFEFMRIALAAVILLGVVCAPIGVYVVLRRMSFIGDALAHTILPGIVFASLRGVSLFVGAIAAALLTAVGIGWLSRRETVREDTAIGIVFTAMFALGIVLMSTARSFRDFTHILFGNILGVTPNDLALMGIIAFIVLGSLALFHKELELTSFDTIHARVIGLKADRLRYGLLILLALTVVTAIQAVGVVLTSAMLITPAATASLVTTRLSRMMLVAAVVAVGSGVVGLYLSFRYPVPSGASIVLTCTACFGLVWAGRAVVRLVRKPS; the protein is encoded by the coding sequence ATGCTTGAAACCCTCCTTGAGCCATTCGTTCAATTTGAGTTCATGCGAATTGCCCTTGCTGCGGTGATTTTATTGGGTGTAGTCTGCGCCCCGATAGGTGTTTATGTTGTCCTGCGACGTATGTCCTTCATTGGTGATGCCCTTGCCCACACCATTTTGCCGGGAATTGTTTTCGCCTCGCTGCGAGGGGTTAGCTTGTTTGTGGGGGCAATTGCAGCGGCACTCCTCACCGCAGTGGGAATCGGGTGGCTCTCGCGGCGCGAAACGGTGCGGGAAGACACGGCGATTGGGATTGTTTTCACGGCGATGTTCGCGCTCGGCATTGTGCTGATGAGTACGGCACGTTCGTTTCGGGACTTCACCCATATTTTGTTTGGGAATATTTTGGGGGTGACACCGAACGATTTGGCATTGATGGGAATCATCGCTTTCATTGTGCTTGGCTCACTCGCCCTGTTTCACAAGGAATTGGAACTGACCTCCTTTGATACGATTCATGCCCGCGTGATTGGCTTAAAGGCAGATCGCTTACGCTATGGGCTGCTGATTCTGTTAGCGCTGACGGTTGTCACGGCGATTCAGGCGGTGGGTGTTGTCCTCACGAGCGCCATGCTGATCACTCCGGCGGCAACGGCTTCGCTGGTGACGACCCGCCTTTCACGGATGATGCTGGTGGCAGCGGTGGTAGCGGTGGGGTCGGGGGTGGTGGGGTTATACCTGTCCTTTCGCTACCCCGTCCCTTCAGGAGCGTCGATAGTCCTCACCTGTACGGCGTGCTTTGGTCTTGTTTGGGCCGGGCGGGCGGTAGTACGGCTAGTCAGAAAGCCATCCTGA